A genomic window from Scophthalmus maximus strain ysfricsl-2021 chromosome 17, ASM2237912v1, whole genome shotgun sequence includes:
- the gdpd3a gene encoding lysophospholipase D GDPD3a isoform X1, which translates to MSNFWYFVLPAVGGYTLTSLYLLKNPHVLHRRKRTAFYCTHISHRGGCGERIESTMEAFTHAVEQGTQMLELDCHLTHDGHVVVSHDENLQRQTGRDVTISSLDLQDLPLYKERLEVTFYTGHYSSGADRKFSLLEDVFKKFPETPVSIEIKENNRALIEKVSDLVRHHHREEITVWASVNSTIMKECQRMNASMPYSFTVSRGVLLLLLFYSGLLPFVPLGESLLQFYLPRIFNRTFIPEKRILRNRMVVSLLQKVTMRKSLFKHLAARGIQVHLFVCNEDEDIKAALEVGATGVMSDYPTVLSQFLCRHGSQD; encoded by the exons ATGAGCAATTTTTGGTATTTCGTCCTCCCGGCGGTGGGAGGATACACCCTCACCTCGTTGTACCTGTTGAAGAACCCACACGTTCTCCACAGGAGGAAACGAACAGCGTTTTACTGCACACACATCTCGCATAGAGGAG GATGTGGGGAGAGGATAGAGAGCACCATGGAGGCGTTCACACA TGCGGTGGAGCAGGGCACACAGATGCTGGAGCTGGACTGTCACTTGACGCATGACGGACATGTGGTGGTGTCACATGATGAAAATCTGCAAAGGCAGACAGGACGCGATGTCACCATCTCCTCACTCGATCTGCAG GATTTGCCTTTGTATAAGGAAAGACTGGAGGTGACATTTTATACAG GTCACTACAGCAGTGGGGCGGACAGGAAGTTTTCTCTGCTTGAGGACGTGTTTAAGAAGTTCCCTGAGACGCCAGTCAGCATCGAGATCAAAGAGAACAACCGCGCGCTGATAGAAAAG gTGTCTGACCTGGTGAGACACCACCACAGGGAGGAGATCACTGTTTGGGCCTCAGTGAACTCCACCATCATGAAGGAATGTCAACGAATG AACGCCTCAATGCCGTACAGCTTCACTGTGAGTCgaggtgtgctgctgctgctcctcttctaCAGCGGCCTGCTGCCCTTCGTGCCGCTGGGCGAGAGTTTACTGCAGTTCTACTTGCCACGCATCTTCAACAG GACGTTCATTCCTGAGAAGCGCATCCTGAGGAACAGGATGGTTGTCTCGCTGTTACAAAA AGTTACTATGAGGAAGAGTCTTTTTAAACACCTCGCAGCCCGTGGAATTCAG gtgcatttgtttgtgtgcaatgaAGACGAGGACATAAAGGCGGCACTTGAAGTTGGAGCTACAGGGGTGATGAGTGACTATCCGACTGTTCTGTCACAATTCCTCTGCAGACACGGAAGTCAGGACTGA
- the gdpd3a gene encoding lysophospholipase D GDPD3a isoform X2, protein MWGEDREHHGGVHTVSTKLKSAVEQGTQMLELDCHLTHDGHVVVSHDENLQRQTGRDVTISSLDLQDLPLYKERLEVTFYTGHYSSGADRKFSLLEDVFKKFPETPVSIEIKENNRALIEKVSDLVRHHHREEITVWASVNSTIMKECQRMNASMPYSFTVSRGVLLLLLFYSGLLPFVPLGESLLQFYLPRIFNRTFIPEKRILRNRMVVSLLQKVTMRKSLFKHLAARGIQVHLFVCNEDEDIKAALEVGATGVMSDYPTVLSQFLCRHGSQD, encoded by the exons ATGTGGGGAGAGGATAGAGAGCACCATGGAGGCGTTCACACAGTGAGTACCAAACTCAAgag TGCGGTGGAGCAGGGCACACAGATGCTGGAGCTGGACTGTCACTTGACGCATGACGGACATGTGGTGGTGTCACATGATGAAAATCTGCAAAGGCAGACAGGACGCGATGTCACCATCTCCTCACTCGATCTGCAG GATTTGCCTTTGTATAAGGAAAGACTGGAGGTGACATTTTATACAG GTCACTACAGCAGTGGGGCGGACAGGAAGTTTTCTCTGCTTGAGGACGTGTTTAAGAAGTTCCCTGAGACGCCAGTCAGCATCGAGATCAAAGAGAACAACCGCGCGCTGATAGAAAAG gTGTCTGACCTGGTGAGACACCACCACAGGGAGGAGATCACTGTTTGGGCCTCAGTGAACTCCACCATCATGAAGGAATGTCAACGAATG AACGCCTCAATGCCGTACAGCTTCACTGTGAGTCgaggtgtgctgctgctgctcctcttctaCAGCGGCCTGCTGCCCTTCGTGCCGCTGGGCGAGAGTTTACTGCAGTTCTACTTGCCACGCATCTTCAACAG GACGTTCATTCCTGAGAAGCGCATCCTGAGGAACAGGATGGTTGTCTCGCTGTTACAAAA AGTTACTATGAGGAAGAGTCTTTTTAAACACCTCGCAGCCCGTGGAATTCAG gtgcatttgtttgtgtgcaatgaAGACGAGGACATAAAGGCGGCACTTGAAGTTGGAGCTACAGGGGTGATGAGTGACTATCCGACTGTTCTGTCACAATTCCTCTGCAGACACGGAAGTCAGGACTGA
- the mapk3 gene encoding mitogen-activated protein kinase 3 translates to MADSSCTAAVGAAGSNSASAAGAACTVAHDGAPGAAGTKTPSESVKGQLFDVGPRYTNLSYIGEGAYGMVCSASDNVTSSRVAIKKISPFEHQTYCQRTLREIKILLRFHHENIIGINDILRARHIDNMRDVYIVQTLMETDLYKLLKSQRLSNDHVCYFLYQILRGLKYIHSANVLHRDLKPSNLLINTTCDLKICDFGLARIADPEHDHTGFLTEYVATRWYRAPEIMLNSKGYSKSIDIWSVGCILAEMLSNKPIFPGKHYLDQLNHILGILGSPSQEDLNCIINMKARNYLQSLPEKTKIPWEKLFFKADSKALDLLGRMLTFNPIKRISVEEALAHPYLEQYYDPTDEPVAEEPFTFSMELDDLPKEKLKELIYEETARFQETYQGT, encoded by the exons ATGGCGGATTCGAGCTGCACCGCAGCGGTCGGGGCCGCGGGCTCCAACAGCGCTTCTGCCGCCGGGGCGGCTTGCACTGTTGCGCACGACGGAGCGCCCGGAGCCGCGGGGACCAAGACCCCGTCCGAGTCCGTGAAGGGCCAGCTATTCGACGTGGGGCCCCGCTACACGAACCTGTCCTACATCGGAGAGGGGGCGTACGGAATGGTGTG CTCTGCCTCGGACAATGTGACAAGCTCACGCGTCGCCATCAAGAAAATCAGCCCCTTTGAGCACCAGACATACTGCCAACGCACCCTGAGGGAAATCAAGATCCTACTGCGTTTCCACCATGAGAATATCATCGGCATCAACGACATTCTCAGGGCACGGCACATTGACAACATGAGGGATGT CTACATCGTGCAGACTCTGATGGAGACGGACCTGTACAAGCTGCTGAAGAGCCAGAGGCTGAGCAACGACCACGTCTGCTACTTCCTCTACCAGATCCTGCGAGGCCTGAAGTACATTCACTCGGCCAACGTGTTGCACCGTGACCTCAAGCCCTCCAACCTGCTCATCAACACCACCTGCGACCTCAAg ATCTGTGACTTTGGCCTGGCAAGGATAGCCGACCCTGAGCACGACCACACAGGGTTTTTGACCGAGTACGTGGCCACGCGTTGGTACAGGGCTCCAGAAATCATGCTCAACTCAAAG GGCTACTCCAAGTCCATCGACATCTGGTCAGTGGGCTGCATCCTGGCCGAGATGTTGTCCAACAAGCCGATCTTCCCCGGGAAACACTACTTGGACCAGCTCAACCACATACTGG GCATCCTTGGCTCTCCATCTCAAGAAGATCTGAACTGCATCATCAACATGAAGGCAAGGAACTATCTGCAGTCCCTGCCCGAAAAAACCAAGATCCCTTGGGAAAAGCTCTTCTTCAAGGCCGACTCGAAAG CTTTGGACCTGCTGGGCCGCATGTTGACCTTTAACCCCATCAAGCGCATCAGCGTTGAAGAGGCCCTGGCTCATCCTTACCTGGAGCAGTACTATGATCCCACAGATGAG ccagTAGCAGAGGAGCCCTTCACTTTCTCCATGGAGCTGGACGACCTTCCCAAGGAGAAGCTGAAGGAACTGATCTATGAGGAAACGGCTCGTTTCCAGGAAACCTACCAGGGCACATGA